The following proteins are co-located in the Camelina sativa cultivar DH55 chromosome 12, Cs, whole genome shotgun sequence genome:
- the LOC104733091 gene encoding receptor-like serine/threonine-protein kinase SD1-8: MMKRRSVPHGNAFLLYFIQLFSLIPSIASYDSTLSQARVLLPMRITEKEIIVSPGDVFELGFFKPAKRFQERDRWYLGIWYKRFAKRVVWVANRDNPLSSPIGTLEVANSNIVLLDRSGGVAWTTNLTSSLSEDQPLYAELFHNGNFVLRYPSNSYPYLWQSFDFPTDTLLPGMKLGWDRRTNITRALRSWKSLDDPSNGDFIYKIEIRKLPESFIFKNNSPIYRSGPWNKVILSGSSTATQVSPYATINLTETSEEVTYSFDITNNSFYSVLIMSHVGSLRRWVWTPTAKKWTVQWEAPEDQCDSYSKCGPNSYCDITTMSKCNCIQGFRPRDQEAWEFKDVTGGCVRMSNLSCVEDSTFLPLRKMKLPDTKTTVVDTTIGIEECRERCLRTCNCTAFANTDMRNGGWGCVTWTGDLVDLRSYSREGQDLHVKLAANLGEKRKANKKTIIGSTVGGCLLLVLSFIILCFWMRRKKLAAANELKQVSQETNQDLIINTAEDWGSKLMDFDVIAAATNNFSNDNQLGKGGFGIVYKGHLSHGQEIAVKRLTQMTPKGVESFNTEMKLIAMLQHTNLIRLVGFCSTKDEKIIVYEYLENSSLNKYLFDTTRGSVLNWEQRFDITVGIVRGLVYLHQDSRFRIIHLDLKPGNILLDKDMTPKISDFGTARMLGGGDETEAHVTSLCGTYGYVAPEFINDDGTISVKSDVFSFGVMLLEMISGTKNVDFFNLNDGNTLLNHIWYHWNEGNGLEIVDPTIKDSLSSSVFRSQQVLRCIQIGLLCVQYLPEDRPTMSTVGLMLARETEAIPQPKSPVDIGSSSRGGLQESVSGTVPEMTMTFEGR, from the exons atgatgaagaggaggagtGTACCTCACGGCAACGCATTCTTGTTGTATTTCATACAACTTTTTTCGTTGATCCCTTCCATTGCAAGCTACGATTCTACATTGTCACAAGCTAGAGTACTACTACCTATGAGGATCACAGAGAAAGAGATCATAGTGTCCCCTGGAGATGTATTCGAGCTTGGTTTCTTCAAACCTGCAAAGAGATTTCAAGAAAGAGATCGTTGGTATCTCGGAATATGGTATAAGAGATTTGCGAAGAGAGTCGTATGGGTTGCCAACAGAGACAACCCTCTCTCCAGTCCTATCGGAACCCTCGAAGTCGCGAATAGTAATATTGTCCTCCTCGATCGATCTGGCGGGGTTGCGTGGACGACGAATCTGACAAGCAGTCTGTCCGAAGACCAACCCTTGTACGCTGAGCTGTTCCACAACGGTAATTTCGTGCTAAGATACCCCTCGAACAGTTATCCATATCTGTGGCAGAGCTTTGATTTCCCGACGGATACTCTACTCCCTGGAATGAAGTTAGGTTGGGACCGCAGAACGAACATCACAAGAGCACTACGGTCCTGGAAGAGCTTAGATGATCCTTCAAATGGAGACTTTATCTATAAGATTGAAATTCGAAAGCTTCCAGAgagtttcatatttaaaaataattcgCCAATCTACCGAAGTGGGCCGTGGAATAAAGTCATTCTGAGTGGGTCATCGACAGCTACCCAAGTATCGCCTTATGCTACAATCAATCTTACAGAGACTAGCGAAGAGGTTACATACTCGTTCGACATCACTAATAATAGCTTCTACTCCGTACTGATAATGAGCCACGTTGGATCCTTGCGACGTTGGGTGTGGACGCCAACAGCGAAAAAATGGACGGTGCAATGGGAAGCACCAGAAGACCAATGTGATAGCTACAGTAAATGTGGGCCTAATAGTTATTGTGACATCACCACAATGTCGAAATGTAACTGTATCCAAGGGTTTCGGCCTAGAGACCAAGAGGCATGGGAGTTTAAAGATGTGACAGGTGGGTGCGTGAGGATGTCAAACCTGAGCTGCGTTGAAGATAGTACTTTTCTCCCGCTTAGAAAAATGAAGTTGCCAGATACTAAGACCACTGTTGTGGACACTACAATTGGGATAGAAGAATGTAGGGAGAGGTGCCTTAGGACTTGTAATTGCACGGCGTTTGCTAATACCGACATGCGCAATGGTGGGTGGGGTTGCGTGACTTGGACAGGTGACTTGGTTGATCTTCGGAGTTACAGCCGGGAGGGTCAAGATTTGCATGTCAAGCTAGCAGCTAATCTCG GGGAAAAGAGAAAAGCGAATAAGAAAACGATCATTGGATCAACGGTAGGAGGATGTTTGTTACTTGTTTTAAGTTTCATTATTCTTTGTTTCtggatgagaagaaagaagcttgCAGCTGCTAACG AACTGAAACAAGTGTCACAAGAGACAAACCAAGATCTGATTATCAACACAGCCGAGGATTGGGGATCCAAACTCATGGATTTTGACGTTATTGCCGCGGCAACCAACAACTTTTCGAATGATAACCAGCTTGGAAAAGGTGGTTTCGGTATCGTTTACAAG GGACATTTAAGCCACGGGCAAGAGATCGCGGTGAAACGATTGACCCAAATGACACCAAAAGGAGTAGAGAGCTTCAACACTGAGATGAAGCTGATAGCAATGCTACAACACACAAACCTCATTAGACTTGTGGGGTTTTGCTCTACCAAAGACGAGAAAATCATAGTATATGAGTATCTTGAAAACTCAAGCCTCAACAAGTATCTCTTCG ATACAACCCGAGGTTCCGTTCTGAATTGGGAGCAGAGATTCGACATCACCGTTGGTATTGTCCGAGGGCTTGTTTATCTCCACCAAGATTCTCGGTTTAGGATCATTCACTTAGATCTAAAACCGGGAAATATATTGCTGGACAAAGACATGACTCCAAAGATCTCGGACTTCGGAACGGCACGGATGCTTGGAGGAGGGGATGAGACTGAAGCTCATGTGACGAGTTTGTGTGGAACATA CGGTTACGTTGCCCCAGAATTCATAAACGACGACGGGACAATATCAGTGAAATCGGATGTTTTCAGCTTCGGGGTCATGCTTCTTGAGATGATCAGTGGCACGAAGAATGTCGATTTCTTTAATCTGAACGACGGAAACACTCTTCTCAACCAC ATATGGTATCACTGGAACGAAGGGAACGGGCTAGAGATCGTTGATCCGACAATCAAAGACTCATTATCGTCGTCCGTATTTCGATCACAACAAGTTTTGCGATGCATCCAGATCGGCCTGCTTTGTGTTCAATACCTACCAGAGGACAGGCCAACGATGTCTACGGTGGGTCTGATGCTCGCAAGGGAAACAGAGGCAATACCACAACCTAAATCACCGGTGGATATTGGGTCTTCGTCCAGAGGAGGACTACAGGAGAGCGTATCCGGAACAGTTCCTGAAATGACCATGACCTTTGAGGGTCGCTAA
- the LOC104729325 gene encoding protein CURVATURE THYLAKOID 1D, chloroplastic → MEVCTSSSSTIITRLPSTSSINRHGYLAFHGISLPLRRNVASVLLHSRTRTLLRCSRKFPGETVFEETSTGGGGGGKGGVNEFGDDGAVEEEINSTSEAQAEDEHQTQALEFFNDIKLVDSDKTYSILLYGSGAVVALYLTSAIVSSLESIPLFPKLMEVVGLGYTLWFTTRYLLFKRNRDELKTKVTEIKKQVLGSDCE, encoded by the exons ATGGAGGTCTGTACCAGCTCTTCCTCTACCATTATCACTCGTCTCCCTTCGACTTCGAGTATCAACCGCCATGGATACCTCGCTTTTCATggaatctctcttcctctccggCGAAACGTTGCCTCTGTCCTTCTCCACTCCCGTACCC GCACGTTACTGCGTTGTAGTAGAAAGTTTCCAGGAGAAACAGTCTTTGAAGAAACATCaactggaggaggaggaggaggaaaaggAGGAGTCAATGAGTTTGGTGATGATGGAGCtgtagaagaagagataaactCGACTAGTGAAGCTCAAGCTGAAGACGAGCACCAAACTCAAGCCCTAGAGTTCTTCAACGACATTAAG CTGGTGGACTCagacaaaacatattcaatctTGCTTTATGGGAGTGGTGCAGTCGTTGCTCTCTACTTAACATCTGCAATCGTCAGTTCACTCGAATCAATCCCTCTG TTTCCTAAACTAATGGAAGTGGTTGGTCTAGGATACACACTCTGGTTCACTACCCGTTACCTGCTATTTAAG AGGAACAGAGACGAACTCAAGACCAAGGTTACTGAAATAAAAAAGCAGGTTCTTGGGTCTGATTGTGAGTGA
- the LOC104729326 gene encoding uncharacterized protein LOC104729326 — protein MDHHQDYSRQNEERRLLLSKEEERIRDELETEIERNLEGEFKDGIYNLALKLRRLYEQRREREASLDVSVRKSKRVLEVNISIKMEGDTKIEITERKKEVDNEKTKKTENLDKRNKFAATGEDKTGKDKMTNRTRAHELRWKW, from the exons ATGGACCATCACCAAGACTATAGTCGACAGAAC GAGGAGAGGAGACTCTTATtgtccaaagaagaagagaggattcGGGATGAGCTTGAGACGGAAATCGAAAGAAATTTGGAAGGGGAATTCAAGGATGGGATCTATAACCTAGCGCTTAAGCTGCGCCGACTGTATGAACAAAGACGGGAAAGAGAAGCGTCCCTCGATGTTTCAGTGAGGAAGAGCAAGCGAGTATTGGAGGTTAACATAAGTATAAAGATGGAAGGAGATACCAAGATAGAGATCActgagaggaagaaggaagTAGACAacgaaaagacaaagaaaacagagaatttgGACAAGAGAAACAAGTTTGCAGCAACTGGTGAAGATAAAACAGGAAAGGACAAGATGACGAATCGAACCAGGGCACATGAACTCAGATGGAAATGGTAA